The Vairimorpha necatrix chromosome 1, complete sequence genome contains a region encoding:
- a CDS encoding ribosomal protein uS2, with the protein MAKVNIPIPEDFVKLILISQGHLGGIKTSKHMGRYVYGTRKPENIKVIDIEKTWEKFILASRMFCSLQNPSEAVVVSTKTFGRKGVLKFCEATNATPVIGRFIPGTFCNNQVKRPLEPRVLIVSDPFADKQALDESSYVNLQTVAFCNTDNDVSFVDVVIPMNNRSPVSISTGLFILSRLVRFMKTGEPLDENMKEIELFIYRDPVELERLVEEQKAIDSANINIGNQEFSDPEDYSTVNNWASDMTNISVETTRSGAERGWGN; encoded by the coding sequence ATGGCCAAAGTTAATATTCCAATCCCAGAAGATTTTGTCAAACTTATTCTCATAAGTCAAGGACATTTAGGAGGAATTAAAACTTCAAAACATATGGGAAGATATGTTTATGGTACAAGAAAACCAGAGAACATTAAAGTCATTGATATAGAAAAAACTTGGGAGAAATTTATTCTTGCCTCTAGAATGTTCTGCAGTCTTCAAAATCCAAGTGAAGCTGTCGTCGTTTCTACTAAAACATTCGGGAGAAAAGGCGTCTTAAAATTCTGTGAAGCCACTAATGCCACACCAGTCATAGGCAGATTTATTCCCGGTACTTTTTGTAACAACCAAGTTAAAAGGCCTTTAGAGCCAAGAGTCTTAATTGTCTCTGATCCTTTTGCCGATAAACAAGCCCTTGATGAAAGTTCTTATGTGAACTTACAGACAGTGGCTTTTTGTAATACTGACAATGACGTGTCTTTCGTAGATGTTGTCATTCCAATGAACAACAGGTCTCCTGTTTCTATTTCTACtggtttatttattttaagtaGACTTGTTAGATTTATGAAGACAGGAGAGCCTCTGGATGAAAATATGAAAGAGATAGAATTATTTATCTACAGAGATCCAGTAGAATTAGAAAGACTTGTTGAAGAACAGAAGGCTATTGATAGtgcaaatattaatattggAAATCAAGAATTCTCAGATCCAGAAGATTATAGTACGGTGAATAATTGGGCATCTGATATGACTAATATATCAGTTGAGACAACACGATCTGGAGCAGAACGAGGATGGGgaaattaa
- a CDS encoding proteasome subunit RPN8 (RPN8), translating to MKSALTKQDIFSINKSSVVVHPLVLLSAVDHYKRLNSKRVIGCLLGEYKDELHITNSFAIPFEETEDEWFYDTSYLQNMYELFHKVNSKEQIVGWYHTGPKMYKNDIEITKSFLKVIDNPYLVIINIHSEDYDLPIQIFKLNKEKDFVHINGKVEAEEAEEVGVEHLIRDLRTECSGSLKDNINIIRESLNVYYNCVSNIEDYIQNVIDGKREYNHEIINLLQEILNSIPNLNDNLEVNMSYVYLCELIKSTINLNELKNNRQENEIAS from the coding sequence ATGAAATCTGCCCTAACAAAACAAgacattttttcaataaataaatcGTCTGTCGTAGTCCACCCACTTGTCTTACTCAGTGCAGTGGATCATTACAAAAgattaaattctaaaagAGTCATAGGCTGTCTACTTGGGGAATATAAAGACGAGTTACACATTACAAACTCCTTCGCTATTCCTTTTGAGGAGACAGAGGACGAGTGGTTTTATGACACTTCTTATTTACAAAACATGTACGAGCTTTTCCACAAAGTAAACTCAAAAGAGCAAATAGTCGGGTGGTACCACACAGGCCCgaaaatgtataaaaatgatatagaAATCACTAAATCATTCTTGAAAGTAATAGATAATCCTTATCTTgtcattataaatatacattCTGAAGATTACGATTTACCAATACAAATCTTCAAAttaaacaaagaaaaagattttGTGCACATCAATGGCAAAGTCGAGGCAGAAGAAGCCGAGGAAGTCGGGGTAGAACATTTAATCAGAGACTTGAGGACAGAATGTTCAGGGAGTCTGAaagataatataaatataattaggGAATCTTTAAATGTCTACTATAATTGTGTGTCAAATATTGAAGATTATATTCAAAATGTCATAGACGGGAAAAGGGAATATAATCATGAGATTATAAACTTGTTACaggaaatattaaattctaTACCAAATCTTAATGATAATTTAGAAGTTAATATGAGTTATGTTTATCTTTGTGAATTAATTAAGTCGACGATTAATCTTAacgaattaaaaaacaatagaCAAGAGAACGAAATAGCcagttaa
- a CDS encoding UDP-galactose transporter 1-like protein produces MNEKSSSILFLGIGIYALFLINGIYQEKLATDHKNVKYSSALLPMFLQSLGGVLVSGSILNFKKDENSKTNRFLIFNYIFLSVLTLISAQLWTYSLKFLSYPTIVISKSCKLLSIALMNFIIYKKKFTMRKYFTLILTSFCVLLFALSETKETKNMSSSYIGICLLLINLSIDGFINVVQDNIVKKYKVSSLNMMYYFNLIRLSLSSVILITNGSFYTSFGSLIGNSDFSYDILLSSVTNVIGQVFIYSMIEKHGTLTLSIINIIRKMTSILMSFFIFGHFISFSQGFAIFGVLFSIYLDFNEKENKIKKY; encoded by the coding sequence ATGAATGAAAAATCTTCTTCTATCTTGTTTCTTGGGATAGGAATTTACGcattatttcttataaatgGCATTTACCAGGAGAAACTTGCCACTGatcataaaaatgtaaaatattcttcTGCTCTTCTCCCCATGTTTTTACAAAGTCTAGGCGGCGTACTTGTCAGTGGctcaattttaaatttcaaaaaagatgaaaattctaaaacaaatagatttctaatttttaattatatttttctttctgtTTTAACTTTAATATCTGCTCAGTTATGGACTTATTCCCTCAAATTCTTGTCTTATCCTACTATCGTCATTTCTAAATCTTGTAAACTTCTTAGTATTGCTCttatgaattttataatttataagaagaaatttacGATGCGCAAATATTTCACACTAATTTTAACGTCTTTTTGCGTCTTATTGTTCGCTCTTTCTGAGACCAAAGAGACTAAAAATATGTCTAGTAGTTATATTggaatttgtttgttattaattaatttatctaTTGATGGGTTTATAAATGTAGTACAAGACAATATTGTCAAGAAGTATAAAGTGTCATCTTTAAACATGATGTATTATTTCAATTTGATACGATTATCATTATCAAGtgttattttaattacCAATGGTAGTTTTTACACATCTTTTGGTAGTTTAATAGGAAATTCAGATTTTTCTTATGATATTTTGCTTTCTTCAGTTACAAATGTAATAGGTCAAgtgtttatttattctatGATAGAGAAACATGGTACTCTTACACTTagtataattaatattataaggAAAATGACATCAATATTGATGtcatttttcatatttggacattttatatcttttagTCAAGGATTCGCTATATTTGGAGTACTTTTCTCGatatatttagattttaatgaaaaagaaaataaaattaaaaaatattga
- a CDS encoding chromatin modification-related protein EAF7 domain-containing protein (MRGBP), with product MTNFPKKITNTDVHITIRIVKALGKHKPFGIFKQFIMLQVLKNLKQPNVISAEDIWKFLYSRYDIKKLDAITNEKYKIGSYSLE from the coding sequence ATGACAAATTTTCCTAAAAAGATAACTAACACAGATGTCCATATTACTATTAGAATAGTAAAGGCTCTTGGCAAACATAAGCCTTTCGGGatatttaaacaatttatcATGCTTCaagtattaaaaaatttaaaacagcCTAATGTCATTTCTGCTGAAGATATTTGgaaatttctatattctaGATATGACATAAAGAAACTTGATGCGATAACCAATGAAAAATACAAGATTGGCTCGTATTCTCTTGAgtag
- a CDS encoding WD40 repeat domain-containing protein: MEESIDEKILVYKCPYVKCKAFYYKFVFLINHLSNVYHDFEENLYEIKCPIENCNLLIDNRKLSTVSNNHISLSILKDHCKSVHKKNVKKTLAVSKDIYSTQTIENYIKAKYKPREIFNKTDNVLLRSVNLFDLLYSDSEIGRILKNKLTENCLLIQDKNMYKCQIWGCYKEYDSKLLYRAHINTHKHSMSNLIYHANKNFKIDFEKLLIELRFFDTSFKVEKIPHVLENEKDFFWSILFKNDFNQSTKTPAKAQCRAEPDLRDNKLLEEYKWETFKLAYDSIDEMSSIEGIIENVWYKGSEYKIEKSKIFPNYEYLNLKECITFAVMTINPNPVIVIGTKKNFEFDYFGKFDSNSSKIYILDENFNLIEKIEFNCGYPRKVLLEDEKNHEIIYVLFSDGIIRKLEFKNNFFDFKPLDCGNIIDFEIVDNKTIVCTDGQVVYKLVEGKMVAKTEYFDSVINSLCIRTRIRDGFPLHNDTNQKLDCDEMLSDIKQKTSRNFIYFSTVNGNIYSVDENLDNKLSLLKNYYTNNLIYIERDDEIVITNHMYEKTRLLIVCETFAKTRGLVDSIIYSLHRTNTGYLFGLNDGSVKFLRKCKSKRGLETLFKFVQKGNILFILDTINEREYVKEKKFECLVKKVCQHNKSIFVFLKCGIIFKFLLNKI, encoded by the coding sequence ATGGAAGAATCAATAGATGAAAAAATACTAGTATACAAATGCCCGTATGTAAAATGTAAGGcgttttattataaatttgtgtttttaataaatcatttGTCAAATGTGTACCACGATTTTGAGGAAAATCTTTACGAAATAAAATGCCCAATTGAAAACtgtaatttattaattgatAACAGAAAACTCTCTACAGTTTCGAATAATCACATCTCCTTGTccattttaaaagatcATTGCAAATCtgtacataaaaaaaatgtaaaaaaaactttggCAGTATcaaaagatatttatagtacGCAAAcaatagaaaattatattaaagcAAAATATAAGCCGagagaaatttttaataaaacggacaatgttttattgagatctgtaaatttatttgatttattGTATTCCGACTCCGAAATAGgtagaattttaaaaaataaattaaccGAAAATTGTCTATTAATTCAAGATAAAAACATGTATAAATGTCAGATATGGGGATGTTATAAAGAATATGATtccaaattattatatagaGCACATATTAATACACATAAACATTCTATGTCTAATCTAATATATCatgcaaataaaaattttaaaattgattttgaaaaattattaatagaaTTAAGATTTTTCGATACATCATTTAAAGTCGAAAAGATTCCACACGttttagaaaatgaaaaagaTTTCTTTTGGAgtattttattcaaaaatgaCTTCAATCAATCAACAAAAACACCAGCGAAAGCACAATGTAGGGCCGAGCCAGATTTACGAGATAACAAGCTTCTTGAAGAATATAAATGGGAAACATTTAAATTAGCGTACGATTCTATTGACGAAATGTCATCGATAGAAGGaattatagaaaatgtTTGGTATAAAGGCAgtgaatataaaattgaaaaatctaaaatatttccaAATTacgaatatttaaatttaaaagagtGCATTACATTTGCAGTTATGACGATTAATCCCAATCCTGTGATTGTTATTggtactaaaaaaaattttgaatttgattatttcggaaaatttgattctaatagttcaaaaatttacatactcgatgaaaattttaatttaattgaaaaaatagaatttaACTGCGGGTATCCCCGAAAAGTGTTATTAGAAGATGAAAAAAACCATGAAATTATCTACGTTCTTTTTAGTGATGgtattattagaaaattggaatttaaaaataattttttcgatTTTAAGCCACTAGATTGTGGTAATATTATCGATTTTGAGATTGTAGacaataaaacaattgttTGTACGGACGGACAAGTGGTTTATAAGCTTGTAGAAGGTAAAATGGTTGCTAAAACAGAATATTTCGATTCTGTTATTAATTCGCTATGCATTAGAACTAGGATTCGAGATGGGTTTCCGTTACACAATGATACTAATCAGAAACTTGATTGCGACGAAATGTTATCTGATATAAAACAGAAAACatcaagaaattttatatattttagcACAGTAAAtggaaatatttattcagTTGATGAAAATCTAGATAACAAATTGtcattattgaaaaattattacactaacaatttaatttatatagaaAGAGACGACGAGATAGTTATTACTAATCATATGTACGAAAAGACTAGATTATTAATAGTTTGTGAAACTTTCGCGAAGACTAGAGGTTTAGTTGACTcaattatttattctttacATCGAACAAACACAGGATACCTTTTTGGCCTGAATGATGGAAGTGTAAAATTCTTAAGAAAATGCAAGTCTAAACGGGGACTAGAgacattatttaaatttgtacAAAAAggaaatattctttttatattagaCACTATAAATGAGAGGGAATATGtaaaagagaaaaaatttgaatgtTTAGTCAAAAAAGTTTGTCAACATAACAAAagtatatttgtatttctCAAATGcggaattatttttaagtttttattgaataaaatataa
- a CDS encoding adenylyltransferase and sulfurtransferase (MOCS3) encodes MFHESDLLETERIKYSRQVIVPGVGIDNQIKLRNSSILIVGCGGLGSPLIMYMASCGIGKIGIVDHDKIEIHNLQRQIIYKESDVGHYKVDKAYEFIKNINSNIVLKKYKLKMDYNFKDIREYDILIDCTDNIDTRYVLSDLSREYNKDFICASVIRWEGHLYNLRASGPCYRCLYPNIKKTTVSCDENGIIGPICGIFGSLLGLEVIKTCLKSSDTKLITYNGVSDKYNTFKLRNKNPECPACNGKKQEHKKKEVKKIDDTDFKQIKKIQWTDVLANFDNFFIIDVRNTIHYNMLRIKNSINIPFLDLKNNLNFVNSEKTVLVLCKRGITSLKGAKILQDEGIECFSIEGGIDKYEKLYIK; translated from the coding sequence ATGTTCCACGAAAGTGATCTATTAGAAACagaaagaataaaatattctagACAAGTCATAGTTCCGGGTGTTGGTATCGATAATCAGATAAAACTAAGAAATTCAAGCATATTAATCGTAGGCTGCGGCGGTCTTGGTTCTCCTTTGATTATGTACATGGCTTCATGTGGAATTGGAAAGATTGGTATTGTAGATCATGACAAGATCGAAATTCACAATTTACAGCGCcaaattatttacaaaGAAAGTGATGTGGGTCATTACAAAGTTGACAAAGCCTacgaatttataaaaaatattaacagTAATAtagtattaaaaaaatataaattaaaaatggattataattttaaagacaTTAGAGAGTACGATATATTAATAGATTGCACTGACAATATAGATACGAGATATGTATTAAGTGATTTATCTAGAGAATATAACAAGGACTTTATATGTGCATCTGTAATCAGATGGGAAGGacatttatataatctGAGAGCTAGTGGACCATGTTATAGATGTTTATATCCGAATATCAAGAAGACAACAGTAAGCTGCGACGAGAATGGGATTATTGGGCCGATATGTGGCATTTTTGGCAGTTTATTGGGATTAgaagttataaaaacatgttTAAAAAGTAGTGATACTAAGCTTATAACATATAATGGCGTCAGTGATAAATATAACACATTTAAATTACGCAATAAAAATCCCGAATGTCCAGCTTGTAACGGAAAAAAGCaagaacataaaaaaaaagaggttaaaaaaattgacgACACGGATTTTAAAcagatcaaaaaaatacaatggACAGATGTATTGGctaattttgataatttttttataattgacGTGAGAAATACGATTCATTATAACATgttaagaataaaaaactcCATCAATATTccatttttagatttaaaaaataatttgaattttGTTAATAGCGAAAAGACCGTACTTGTACTTTGTAAAAGAGGAATAACCTCATTAAAGGGCGCAAAAATCCTACAAGATGAAGGAATAGAGTGTTTTTCTATCGAAGGAGGAATagataaatatgaaaaattatacatcaaataa
- a CDS encoding elongator complex protein 6, with protein MAIELKDLFSNNFFNDRKILIDEKNTVNVDFLIRDLSCLLNNPSIFLYNELPENKSFYGINIKSEYKGDIYSNETFLDHTFIAKNLFNVTPNSQFSIYRDNTCTKYDWYNYDFIFLVEPLASGLCVKFDGMITIKNRHKEFIKLKYKSYTSKTEYFEF; from the coding sequence ATGGCAATAGAGTTAAAAGAtctattttctaataatttctttaatgacagaaaaattttaatagatGAAAAGAATACTGTAAATGTCGATTTTCTAATTAGAGATCTCTCTTGCTTACTAAACAATCCTtcaatatttctttataatgAGTTACcagaaaataaatcattttacggtataaatataaaaagtgAATATAAAGGAGATATTTACAGCAATGAAACGTTTTTAGATCACACATTTATAGCTAAAAATCTATTTAATGTTACACCCAATTCACAATTCAGTATTTATAGAGACAATACTTGTACAAAATACGACTGGTAtaattatgattttatttttttagttgaACCACTTGCAAGTGGGTTATGTGTTAAATTTGATGGTAtgataacaataaaaaacagacacaaagaatttattaaattaaaatacaaGAGTTACACATCAAAAACAGAATATTTTGAgttctaa